A single window of Candidatus Nezhaarchaeales archaeon DNA harbors:
- a CDS encoding methylmalonyl-CoA mutase family protein: MSGLDEVKAKLEEWEREKVLKLLNKAPERKKEFTTLSGIPVKRLYTPIDVKAEYLRDLGFPGEYPYTRGIYPTMYRGRIWTMRQYAGYGTAEETNQRFKFLLKEGQTGLSVAFDLPTQLGYDPDHPLSAGEVGRVGVSIATLRDMEALFNGIPLDKVTTSMTINATCPTVLAMYVAVAEKQGIPPKALGGTVQNDILKEYVARGNYIYPPEPSMKLVVDVIEYCVKEMPRWNPISVSGYHMREAGATAVQEVAFTLSSGIAYVEACIKRGLDVDSFAPRISFFFGAHNDLFEEVCKFRAARRLWARIMKERFDAKNPDSCRLRFHVQTDGVTLTAQQPLNNIVRVTLQALAATLGGAQSVHTNSFDEALCLPTEEAVRVALRTQQIIAFESNVTNTVDPLGGSYYVEWLTDEIESRAESYIKRIDSMGGMVKAVENGYVQREIADSAYKYQKAVENNELVVVGVNAFTIEEKPPLKLLRVRPEVEEAQRMRLAKVKAERDQQRVKSALLKLSEAARSDENVMAAVLECVKAYVTLQEISDALREVYGEYKAPTIY, encoded by the coding sequence ATGAGCGGCTTGGATGAGGTTAAGGCTAAGCTTGAAGAATGGGAAAGGGAGAAGGTTTTAAAGCTTTTAAATAAGGCGCCGGAGCGTAAGAAGGAGTTTACAACGCTATCCGGGATACCGGTTAAAAGGCTTTACACGCCAATCGACGTGAAGGCCGAATACCTTAGAGACCTAGGATTTCCAGGCGAATACCCTTACACTAGGGGTATTTACCCGACTATGTATAGGGGTAGAATATGGACCATGAGGCAGTACGCTGGCTACGGAACTGCTGAGGAAACGAATCAAAGGTTTAAGTTCCTACTTAAGGAGGGGCAAACGGGTTTAAGCGTAGCCTTCGACTTACCAACCCAGCTAGGCTACGATCCCGACCATCCCTTATCAGCCGGCGAAGTGGGTAGGGTCGGCGTTAGTATTGCTACGCTTAGGGATATGGAGGCCTTGTTTAACGGTATTCCGTTGGATAAGGTGACTACGTCGATGACGATTAACGCCACCTGTCCAACGGTGCTCGCCATGTACGTAGCGGTAGCAGAAAAGCAGGGAATACCTCCGAAAGCGTTAGGAGGTACCGTTCAAAACGATATACTGAAGGAATACGTAGCACGCGGTAACTACATATACCCGCCCGAGCCTTCCATGAAGCTCGTCGTAGACGTTATTGAGTACTGCGTTAAGGAGATGCCTAGATGGAATCCGATAAGCGTTAGCGGCTACCATATGAGGGAGGCCGGGGCAACAGCTGTTCAGGAGGTCGCGTTTACGTTATCGAGCGGTATAGCCTACGTGGAGGCATGTATTAAGCGGGGGTTAGACGTAGATTCCTTCGCCCCTAGGATTTCATTCTTCTTTGGGGCTCATAACGACCTTTTCGAGGAGGTATGTAAGTTTAGAGCCGCCCGTAGGTTATGGGCTCGGATAATGAAGGAGAGGTTTGACGCTAAAAACCCTGACTCCTGTAGGTTAAGGTTCCACGTTCAAACCGATGGCGTAACGTTAACAGCTCAACAACCCTTAAACAACATCGTTAGGGTGACTCTTCAAGCCTTAGCCGCTACGTTGGGTGGTGCTCAATCAGTACATACCAATTCCTTCGACGAAGCGTTATGCCTACCCACCGAGGAGGCCGTAAGGGTCGCCTTAAGAACACAGCAAATAATAGCTTTCGAGAGCAACGTAACTAACACCGTAGACCCCTTAGGCGGCTCCTACTACGTTGAATGGTTAACCGACGAAATTGAGAGTAGGGCGGAAAGCTACATTAAGCGGATAGACTCCATGGGAGGCATGGTTAAAGCCGTGGAGAACGGCTACGTTCAACGCGAAATAGCCGATAGCGCCTATAAGTACCAAAAGGCCGTTGAAAACAATGAACTAGTAGTAGTAGGCGTTAACGCCTTCACCATAGAGGAAAAACCGCCCTTAAAACTATTAAGGGTTAGACCCGAGGTTGAGGAGGCTCAAAGGATGAGGTTAGCGAAGGTTAAAGCCGAACGCGACCAGCAACGCGTAAAAAGCGCATTATTAAAGCTAAGTGAAGCAGCTAGGTCTGATGAAAACGTAATGGCAGCAGTACTTGAATGCGTTAAAGCGTACGTAACGCTACAGGAGATATCTGACGCGTTAAGGGAGGTTTACGGTGAGTATAAAGCCCCGACCATATATTAA
- the sucC gene encoding ADP-forming succinate--CoA ligase subunit beta, which produces MRLHEYEAKAILTEYGVPTPKGGVAKSPQEARMIAARIGGPVALKAQVLVAGRGKAGGVVYAEGPDEAEVKAEKLLGSEIKGLKVDKLLVEEKVRIVKELYLSLTLNRGGRCFTFLYSSEGGVDVEELASKYPEKIVRLNVNPLLGLRDFEVRRLVKEAGLPGEAVSILASIVKAFYSVASRYDCELVESNPLALTSDGKLVAVDARIVIDDSALFRHPEFKGRVREELTDLERKAAEAGFSYVELDGDIGVIGNGAGLTMASMDLVYLYGGKPANFLDIGGGAREERVEEAVKLQLLNPRVKAVLVNVLGGITRCDEVAKGVVKALRSSGVVKPIVVRLVGTREEEGRRIMLEAGQSYLESMEEAAKKAVELARGMLSGDTR; this is translated from the coding sequence TTGAGGCTACACGAGTACGAGGCTAAAGCTATCCTTACTGAGTATGGAGTACCGACGCCTAAGGGTGGCGTTGCTAAAAGCCCTCAAGAAGCTAGAATGATAGCCGCTCGTATAGGTGGACCCGTAGCATTAAAGGCTCAGGTCCTAGTTGCTGGGAGGGGTAAGGCTGGTGGAGTAGTATATGCTGAAGGCCCTGACGAAGCCGAAGTTAAGGCTGAAAAGCTTCTAGGTAGCGAGATTAAAGGGTTAAAGGTGGATAAGCTACTAGTAGAGGAGAAAGTACGGATAGTGAAGGAGTTATACCTTAGCTTAACGCTTAACCGCGGAGGACGCTGCTTCACCTTCCTATACTCAAGCGAGGGAGGCGTCGACGTTGAGGAGCTAGCCAGTAAATACCCGGAGAAGATCGTTAGGTTGAACGTAAACCCACTCCTAGGCTTAAGGGACTTCGAAGTGAGGAGGCTGGTGAAGGAGGCTGGACTCCCCGGTGAGGCTGTAAGCATACTGGCTTCCATAGTTAAAGCCTTTTACAGCGTAGCTTCAAGGTACGATTGCGAGCTCGTTGAAAGTAATCCTCTAGCTTTAACCAGCGACGGTAAGCTGGTAGCGGTGGATGCGCGCATCGTAATCGATGATAGCGCCCTATTTAGGCATCCCGAGTTTAAAGGTAGGGTTAGGGAGGAATTAACAGATCTTGAGCGTAAGGCGGCTGAAGCCGGCTTTAGCTACGTAGAGCTAGACGGCGATATAGGCGTTATAGGTAACGGGGCCGGTTTAACCATGGCGAGTATGGACCTCGTCTACCTATACGGCGGAAAACCGGCGAACTTCCTCGATATAGGTGGAGGAGCAAGAGAGGAGAGAGTGGAGGAAGCCGTTAAACTTCAACTGTTAAACCCTAGGGTTAAAGCCGTTCTAGTAAACGTTTTAGGTGGTATTACTAGGTGTGATGAAGTAGCTAAAGGAGTTGTTAAGGCCCTACGGTCAAGCGGGGTAGTTAAACCGATCGTAGTAAGGCTTGTAGGGACGAGGGAGGAGGAGGGGAGGAGGATTATGTTGGAGGCTGGTCAAAGCTACCTTGAATCCATGGAGGAGGCTGCTAAAAAGGCTGTTGAGCTAGCTAGGGGGATGTTAAGTGGCGATACTCGTTAA
- a CDS encoding cobalamin B12-binding domain-containing protein, giving the protein MPPDGKRIKVLIAKPGLDGHDRGAKVIARALRDSGMEVVYTGLHQTPEQIVKTAIQEDVDVIGLSILSGAHMTLLPKVMRLLKDEGVNDVVVVAGGIIPEEDVPELKKAGIAECFGPGTPLKTIIDFINEKVKELRDHERLG; this is encoded by the coding sequence ATGCCTCCTGATGGTAAGAGAATTAAGGTTTTAATCGCTAAGCCCGGCCTCGATGGTCATGATAGGGGCGCTAAGGTTATCGCTAGGGCGCTTAGAGACTCAGGGATGGAGGTTGTATATACGGGGCTTCATCAAACTCCGGAGCAGATAGTGAAGACAGCTATTCAGGAAGACGTAGACGTAATTGGGTTAAGCATTTTATCCGGGGCGCATATGACGTTACTGCCGAAGGTTATGAGGTTGCTTAAGGATGAGGGTGTTAACGACGTAGTCGTCGTAGCCGGTGGCATTATACCTGAGGAGGATGTACCTGAGCTTAAAAAAGCGGGTATCGCCGAATGTTTCGGGCCCGGTACCCCGCTTAAGACTATTATTGACTTCATTAACGAGAAGGTGAAGGAGTTGAGGGATCATGAGCGGCTTGGATGA
- a CDS encoding acyl-CoA dehydrogenase family protein codes for MDFSLTDRQVALQRKAQEFAKREITREKAARYEVEEEFPWDIYRKAAENGLIGVRFNLEYGGQGYGVIEHCLIVEELCRRDSTIGSALMLAEVQAIPLMKHGSMSQRKKYLPRIASGRSVAAIAITEPNHGSDILKLSTTATKVGDGWIINGVKTLITNGDIADFVMVLCQTDPNVEPSYRGQTMFIVERGVEGFNAVSIKGKMGIRATSIAELSFENVHVPSDALVGDVNKGFYVVMDFFDESRVVIAAQAVGIAQGALDRAVAYAKSRYQFGQRVADFQAVQHQLADVAIQVEAARLLTYKAAWAIDAGKPNPALASMAKAYAAKVAVEAASTALKVFGGYGCIAKYEVERYYRDARVTDIYEGTREIQKNMIAKTLLYGRRKELPTY; via the coding sequence TTGGACTTCTCCTTAACCGATAGGCAAGTAGCGTTGCAGAGGAAAGCCCAGGAATTCGCTAAGAGGGAGATTACGAGGGAAAAGGCGGCTAGGTATGAAGTTGAAGAGGAATTTCCATGGGATATTTATAGGAAAGCCGCTGAAAACGGGCTTATAGGGGTACGCTTTAACCTTGAGTATGGCGGTCAGGGCTACGGTGTTATTGAGCATTGCTTAATTGTAGAGGAACTTTGTAGAAGGGATTCAACCATCGGGTCGGCGTTAATGCTGGCCGAGGTTCAAGCCATACCGTTAATGAAGCACGGTAGCATGAGCCAGAGGAAGAAATACTTACCCCGTATAGCTTCAGGTAGGAGCGTAGCGGCCATCGCGATCACCGAGCCTAATCATGGTAGCGACATATTAAAGCTATCAACGACGGCTACGAAGGTAGGCGATGGATGGATCATAAATGGCGTTAAAACGCTGATAACCAATGGTGATATAGCCGACTTCGTAATGGTGCTATGCCAAACGGATCCAAACGTAGAGCCGTCGTATCGAGGGCAAACCATGTTCATAGTTGAAAGGGGCGTTGAAGGCTTTAACGCTGTAAGTATAAAGGGTAAAATGGGTATAAGGGCAACGTCTATAGCTGAACTATCCTTCGAGAACGTCCACGTACCTAGCGACGCGTTAGTAGGTGATGTAAATAAGGGGTTCTACGTGGTTATGGATTTCTTCGATGAAAGCCGGGTCGTTATAGCAGCGCAGGCCGTAGGAATAGCTCAAGGGGCTTTGGATCGCGCAGTAGCTTACGCTAAAAGCCGTTACCAGTTTGGTCAACGCGTAGCGGATTTTCAAGCCGTACAGCATCAACTCGCCGATGTAGCTATCCAAGTGGAGGCCGCGAGGCTATTAACTTATAAAGCCGCCTGGGCCATTGACGCTGGTAAGCCTAATCCGGCTTTAGCGTCCATGGCTAAAGCCTACGCAGCTAAAGTAGCCGTAGAAGCTGCTAGCACAGCTTTAAAAGTGTTTGGAGGTTACGGCTGTATAGCTAAGTATGAGGTTGAACGCTACTACCGTGACGCTAGGGTTACCGATATATATGAAGGGACTAGGGAGATCCAAAAGAACATGATAGCGAAAACCCTACTTTACGGTAGGCGTAAGGAGCTACCTACCTACTAA
- the mce gene encoding methylmalonyl-CoA epimerase, with the protein MIEAVDHIGVAVKEISEAAKFYEEKLGLKVAGVEEVKDQKVKVAFIPIGETRIELIEATAPDSPIAAFISKRGEGIHHVALRVTNLEEALNTLKGRGVTLIDEKPRIGARGIKIAFIHPKSSGILLELCQE; encoded by the coding sequence ATGATTGAGGCCGTGGACCATATAGGGGTAGCGGTGAAGGAGATAAGTGAAGCCGCCAAGTTCTACGAGGAGAAACTAGGCTTAAAGGTGGCTGGCGTTGAAGAGGTTAAGGACCAGAAGGTTAAGGTGGCGTTCATACCAATCGGAGAGACGAGGATAGAGTTAATTGAAGCAACAGCCCCGGATAGCCCGATAGCCGCGTTCATCTCGAAGAGGGGTGAAGGAATACACCACGTAGCCTTAAGGGTTACAAACCTCGAGGAAGCCTTAAACACGTTAAAGGGGAGGGGCGTAACCCTTATAGACGAGAAGCCTAGGATTGGCGCCCGCGGCATTAAAATAGCGTTCATCCATCCGAAGAGTAGTGGAATCCTACTCGAGCTCTGCCAGGAGTAA
- the sucD gene encoding succinate--CoA ligase subunit alpha: protein MAILVNKDTKVVVQGITGREGSFHTKLMLDYGTKILAGVTPGKGGTEVLGLPVYDSVHEAVEAHPDINASIIFVPAPFAADAVYEAIEEGLNPVVVITEHIPVWDAVKFTSYARSRRIWVIGPNSPGVITPGECKMGVMPAHVFRRGVVGMISRSGTLTYEVASAVSKAGLGQSTCVGVGGDPVVGMDLIEVVELFDKDPETKAIAVIGEIGGDAEEKLARYVKRVGVSKPLVAFIAGRTAPPGRRMGHAGAIITMGAGTAASKIKAFQEANVQVADTPLDVAKILSKLV, encoded by the coding sequence GTGGCGATACTCGTTAATAAGGATACGAAGGTAGTAGTACAAGGGATTACGGGGCGTGAAGGATCCTTCCATACGAAGCTAATGCTGGACTACGGCACCAAGATCCTAGCTGGGGTAACGCCGGGTAAGGGCGGTACCGAGGTTTTAGGGCTACCAGTATATGACTCGGTCCATGAAGCCGTTGAAGCCCACCCGGATATTAACGCCTCAATAATATTTGTACCAGCCCCCTTCGCTGCTGACGCTGTCTACGAGGCTATCGAGGAAGGCTTAAACCCGGTCGTCGTAATAACTGAGCATATACCTGTATGGGACGCCGTTAAGTTCACTAGCTACGCTCGAAGCAGGAGGATATGGGTTATAGGGCCTAACTCTCCAGGCGTAATTACGCCTGGAGAATGTAAAATGGGCGTAATGCCTGCCCACGTCTTTAGGAGGGGCGTAGTAGGTATGATTTCGAGGAGCGGAACGTTAACCTACGAGGTTGCATCCGCGGTTTCAAAGGCTGGCTTAGGGCAATCAACCTGTGTAGGTGTAGGCGGAGACCCAGTAGTAGGTATGGATCTAATCGAGGTGGTTGAACTCTTCGATAAGGACCCTGAAACTAAGGCTATAGCCGTAATAGGCGAAATAGGAGGGGATGCTGAGGAGAAACTAGCTCGATACGTAAAGAGGGTCGGGGTTAGTAAGCCGCTGGTAGCCTTCATAGCCGGTAGGACTGCTCCCCCAGGTAGGAGGATGGGGCACGCTGGAGCCATAATAACCATGGGGGCTGGAACCGCCGCGAGCAAGATTAAAGCGTTCCAGGAAGCAAACGTACAAGTAGCCGATACACCGTTAGACGTGGCTAAAATACTCTCAAAGCTCGTATAA
- a CDS encoding biotin transporter BioY: MLQRSLTVTTTAMFAALTAVGAYIYLPIGPVPITGQTLFVYLSGSLLGGRLGALSQALYVLLGCMGLPVFAGGRASLLVLLGPTGGYLIGFMVCSFTVGYLAKVGDRLNSVRLRFTYYLVSMLVGTLTLYFLGLLQLCYWLGGDLTKAIVVGVLPFLPGDTLKMVLAAILTVKLRPLTKSLVGR; this comes from the coding sequence ATGCTCCAGCGGTCCTTAACCGTAACCACCACCGCTATGTTCGCAGCTTTAACCGCGGTAGGCGCCTACATCTACCTACCCATAGGGCCCGTCCCTATCACCGGTCAAACGCTTTTCGTATACCTTTCAGGCTCCCTCCTTGGAGGCAGGCTCGGAGCTTTAAGTCAAGCCCTATACGTTCTATTAGGCTGTATGGGTCTACCAGTTTTCGCCGGAGGTAGAGCCAGCCTCCTAGTACTGCTCGGCCCTACCGGAGGCTACTTAATAGGCTTTATGGTTTGCTCCTTTACCGTCGGCTACTTAGCTAAGGTTGGCGATAGGCTTAATAGTGTAAGGCTTAGGTTCACCTATTACCTCGTTTCAATGCTCGTCGGCACGTTAACTCTATACTTCCTAGGTCTTCTTCAGTTATGCTACTGGCTCGGCGGGGATTTAACTAAAGCCATAGTTGTAGGAGTTCTACCTTTCCTACCTGGTGATACGCTTAAAATGGTACTAGCGGCTATTTTAACCGTTAAGTTAAGGCCCTTAACCAAATCGTTAGTAGGTAGGTAG
- a CDS encoding pyruvate carboxylase subunit B, whose product MVQITDLIFRDAHQSLIATRMRTEDMLPIADVIDQVGFFSLEVWGGATFDVCLRFLAEDPWERLRLLKERMPNTPMQMLERAMNIVGYRNYPDDIVIKFIELAHKNGVDYFRIFDALNDLRNMEVPIEAAKAVGAHVQGALCYTISPVHTVEYYVETFKKLEKMGCDSLCLKDMSGIISPQRAYQIIKACKEEGIRVPIDLHTHMTSGMGELAYMKACEAGVDVLDCCISPFSGGTAAPPTESVVAALQGTPYDPGYDLELLNRCRAYFMKVWEKYRHLHRQEAMKVDPSVTLHQIPGGMLSNMILQLEQFGAKDKFQEVLIETARVQRDFGWPSLVTPTSQIVGTQAVLNVIFGRYKRVTEETKNYVKGMYGKPPGEIPKEVYEKVLGPNWKDELVECRPADLLKPEFDKCKRELIEKGLYRGRDEDVISYALFPMYAEKFLRGEVKPEFTSAELPLEGPLIGRRFKVRVGNDEYEVTIRKLIKTRS is encoded by the coding sequence TTGGTTCAAATAACCGATTTAATATTCCGCGACGCGCATCAATCATTGATAGCTACGAGGATGCGGACCGAGGATATGCTACCTATAGCCGACGTGATTGATCAAGTAGGTTTCTTCTCCCTCGAGGTATGGGGTGGGGCTACGTTCGACGTGTGCTTAAGGTTCCTAGCTGAGGATCCGTGGGAGAGGCTTCGGCTACTGAAGGAACGTATGCCGAATACGCCTATGCAGATGCTTGAACGAGCCATGAACATAGTGGGCTATAGGAACTACCCCGACGACATAGTGATAAAGTTTATAGAGTTAGCCCATAAGAATGGCGTCGACTACTTTAGAATCTTCGACGCACTTAACGACCTTAGGAACATGGAGGTACCTATCGAGGCCGCTAAGGCCGTGGGGGCCCACGTACAGGGGGCCCTCTGCTATACTATAAGCCCGGTTCATACCGTGGAGTACTACGTTGAAACGTTTAAGAAGCTTGAAAAGATGGGTTGCGACTCCCTATGCTTAAAGGATATGTCTGGCATAATTTCTCCTCAACGGGCCTACCAAATCATTAAGGCCTGTAAGGAGGAGGGTATCAGGGTGCCTATTGACCTTCATACGCATATGACTAGCGGTATGGGTGAGCTAGCCTACATGAAGGCGTGTGAAGCGGGCGTTGACGTCCTAGATTGCTGCATATCACCCTTCTCGGGTGGGACCGCGGCGCCGCCTACGGAATCCGTGGTAGCAGCCCTTCAAGGTACGCCCTACGACCCAGGCTACGACCTTGAACTCCTTAATAGGTGTAGGGCCTACTTCATGAAGGTCTGGGAGAAGTATAGGCATCTCCACCGTCAGGAGGCTATGAAGGTGGATCCATCAGTAACTCTACACCAAATACCTGGAGGTATGCTTTCAAACATGATTTTACAGCTGGAACAGTTTGGAGCTAAGGATAAGTTTCAGGAGGTTTTAATTGAAACAGCGAGGGTTCAAAGGGATTTCGGTTGGCCAAGCCTAGTAACGCCTACTTCGCAGATCGTAGGTACGCAGGCTGTTTTAAACGTAATTTTCGGTAGGTATAAACGCGTTACCGAGGAGACGAAAAACTACGTTAAAGGCATGTACGGTAAGCCCCCAGGCGAAATACCTAAAGAGGTCTACGAGAAAGTCTTAGGGCCTAACTGGAAGGACGAGTTAGTGGAATGCCGCCCAGCAGATCTTTTAAAGCCCGAGTTCGATAAGTGTAAGCGGGAATTGATCGAGAAAGGCCTTTACCGAGGAAGGGATGAAGACGTAATTAGCTACGCGCTATTCCCGATGTATGCTGAAAAGTTTTTAAGAGGAGAGGTAAAACCGGAGTTTACTTCAGCCGAACTACCCCTCGAAGGCCCCTTAATAGGTAGGAGGTTTAAGGTAAGGGTCGGTAACGACGAGTACGAGGTAACCATTAGGAAGCTGATTAAAACGCGAAGCTAA
- a CDS encoding carboxyl transferase domain-containing protein, with product MSTDKEVKEHLLKQLYELKAKVAEMGGPKGVERQRKLGKLTARERIEKLLDPGSFVEVGALVKHRGVELGMDKREVAADGVVTGYGTIEGRKVYVFSQDFTSMGGTLGEMHAKKICLILDRAAKDGCPVIGINDSGGARIQEGVDALSGYGQIFFRNSIYSGVVPQICAILGPCAGGAVYSPALMDFVFMVEGESYAFITGPRVIKEVLGEEISEVELGGPLVQQQKAGVCHRCEKSEEECFKSIRWLLRYLPSNNLEDPPRMNTGDDPERIDETLFDVVPADPTKPYDMYEVIRRVFDAPLPDEPVNYFDILPLFAPNIVTCFARLNGYPVGIIANQPKVKAGCLDIDASDKASRFIRFCDSFNIPLINIVDVPGYLPGRDQEWGGIIRHGAKMLYAYSEATVPKITLIIRKAYGGSYLAMCSKDLGADWVFAWPTAELAVMGPEGAAPIIFREEIEKAPDPAKALKEKIALYRSLFANPYRAAAHLHIDDVIDPKETRPRLVRALEASLSKRDERPRRKHGVPPV from the coding sequence ATGAGCACTGATAAGGAGGTTAAGGAGCACCTCCTTAAACAACTGTACGAGTTAAAGGCTAAGGTAGCTGAAATGGGTGGCCCTAAAGGTGTTGAAAGGCAGCGTAAGCTTGGAAAGCTAACGGCTAGGGAGCGTATTGAGAAACTACTTGATCCGGGGTCCTTCGTTGAGGTAGGGGCCCTCGTTAAGCATCGCGGCGTCGAGCTAGGCATGGATAAAAGGGAGGTAGCCGCGGACGGCGTAGTTACGGGTTACGGTACTATTGAGGGTAGGAAGGTGTACGTATTCTCCCAGGACTTCACCTCCATGGGTGGTACGCTGGGCGAGATGCACGCTAAGAAGATATGCTTAATCCTAGATAGGGCGGCTAAGGACGGATGCCCGGTAATAGGTATTAATGATTCCGGAGGCGCTAGAATACAGGAAGGTGTCGACGCCTTATCCGGTTATGGGCAAATATTCTTTAGGAACTCCATATACTCCGGGGTTGTTCCGCAGATATGCGCAATCCTAGGCCCGTGCGCTGGAGGCGCCGTCTACTCCCCGGCCTTAATGGACTTCGTGTTCATGGTTGAAGGTGAAAGCTACGCCTTCATAACCGGGCCCAGGGTAATTAAGGAGGTACTAGGTGAGGAGATAAGCGAGGTTGAACTCGGCGGACCCTTGGTTCAGCAGCAGAAAGCCGGAGTTTGCCATCGCTGTGAGAAAAGCGAGGAGGAATGCTTTAAATCCATTAGGTGGTTACTACGCTACCTACCTTCGAACAACCTTGAGGACCCTCCTAGGATGAATACTGGCGACGACCCAGAGCGTATCGATGAAACGCTCTTCGACGTAGTGCCAGCCGACCCCACAAAGCCCTACGACATGTATGAGGTTATAAGAAGGGTTTTTGATGCACCCCTACCGGATGAACCCGTTAATTACTTTGATATACTACCTCTATTCGCCCCTAACATAGTAACCTGCTTCGCTAGGCTTAACGGTTACCCTGTAGGTATTATAGCTAACCAGCCTAAGGTGAAGGCCGGCTGCTTAGATATCGATGCCTCCGATAAAGCTTCAAGGTTTATTAGGTTCTGCGACTCCTTCAACATACCCTTAATCAACATAGTCGACGTACCCGGTTACCTACCGGGTAGGGATCAGGAGTGGGGCGGTATAATTAGGCATGGAGCTAAAATGCTCTACGCGTACTCGGAGGCAACCGTACCTAAGATTACGTTAATCATTAGGAAGGCCTACGGTGGCTCCTACCTAGCTATGTGCAGCAAGGATCTAGGCGCCGACTGGGTATTTGCTTGGCCCACGGCCGAGCTAGCCGTTATGGGGCCTGAAGGAGCTGCCCCAATAATATTTAGGGAGGAGATCGAGAAAGCGCCGGACCCGGCGAAGGCGTTAAAGGAGAAGATAGCCCTCTACCGTTCACTCTTCGCTAACCCGTATAGGGCTGCTGCACACCTCCATATCGACGACGTAATAGACCCTAAGGAAACCCGCCCCCGCCTAGTTAGGGCGCTCGAGGCCTCATTAAGTAAGAGGGATGAAAGGCCGAGGAGGAAACACGGAGTACCACCGGTGTAG
- a CDS encoding biotin/lipoyl-containing protein, with protein sequence MGKRRFKVVLNGKEYQVEVESLEKEPLNDVMPTPESIGLPIVIGESEFKPVVEEEALESVGAVKPMGLTLTPRAAVEVEGVPIKAPMPGVITKVLVKPGDRVKVKDGLIILEAMKMENPIESPVEGTVKVVNVKPGQSVQKDQVLVVVG encoded by the coding sequence ATGGGTAAGCGTAGGTTTAAAGTCGTACTTAACGGTAAGGAGTACCAAGTCGAAGTGGAAAGCTTAGAGAAGGAGCCTTTAAACGACGTGATGCCAACCCCCGAGTCCATAGGGCTTCCAATAGTAATAGGTGAAAGCGAGTTTAAACCCGTTGTCGAGGAGGAGGCCCTTGAAAGTGTAGGAGCCGTAAAGCCGATGGGCTTAACGCTAACACCTAGAGCCGCCGTGGAGGTTGAAGGGGTACCGATTAAAGCCCCCATGCCGGGCGTCATTACGAAGGTGCTGGTGAAGCCCGGCGATAGAGTTAAGGTTAAGGATGGCTTAATCATCCTTGAGGCTATGAAGATGGAGAACCCCATTGAAAGCCCCGTTGAAGGTACCGTTAAGGTGGTTAACGTTAAACCCGGGCAATCCGTTCAGAAGGATCAAGTGCTCGTGGTCGTCGGGTGA